From Ignisphaera aggregans DSM 17230, the proteins below share one genomic window:
- a CDS encoding conserved hypothetical protein (COGs: COG1611 Rossmann fold nucleotide-binding protein~KEGG: sto:ST1847 hypothetical protein~SPTR: Q96ZI8 Putative uncharacterized protein ST1847~PFAM: Possible lysine decarboxylase~TIGRFAM: conserved hypothetical protein, DprA/Smf-related, family 1): MKQIAVAGYSGDIDISHRRSVERFIELIKNMCSKNIVLLLGGYWGVMKIVVDKAVELGLPVVLFLPIEEEDVRVPENVIVIKSGLSYRLRSVAMVRSANAVVVLGGASGTIQEAVTAYTEGKPVFVLKTGLDSDKLQYLSPYIDNRLLSKIEIFENVEDLVQNLCKTLSD; this comes from the coding sequence ATGAAGCAGATAGCTGTAGCTGGATATAGTGGCGATATAGATATAAGTCATAGAAGGAGTGTGGAGAGATTTATTGAGCTTATAAAGAATATGTGTAGCAAGAATATTGTTCTTCTCCTGGGTGGTTACTGGGGTGTTATGAAGATAGTTGTTGATAAAGCTGTAGAACTTGGTCTACCTGTTGTACTCTTTCTCCCTATTGAGGAGGAAGATGTTAGGGTTCCAGAAAATGTTATTGTTATAAAGAGTGGTTTAAGCTATAGATTGAGAAGTGTTGCTATGGTTAGATCAGCAAATGCAGTAGTTGTTCTAGGTGGTGCCTCTGGAACTATACAAGAAGCTGTTACAGCTTATACTGAGGGGAAACCTGTATTTGTCCTTAAAACAGGTCTCGATAGTGATAAACTACAATATCTATCGCCATATATAGACAATAGATTGTTGTCGAAAATAGAAATATTTGAGAATGTTGAAGATCTTGTTCAAAACCTTTGCAAAACACTTAGCGATTAG
- a CDS encoding putative circadian clock protein, KaiC (COGs: COG0467 RecA-superfamily ATPase implicated in signal transduction~InterPro IPR004504:IPR014774:IPR015140:IPR010624~KEGG: hbu:Hbut_0418 hypothetical protein~PFAM: Circadian clock protein KaiC central region; KaiA binding~SPTR: A2BJX3 RecA-superfamily ATPase, Rad55~PFAM: KaiC): protein MSERVKTGIPGFDEILYGGIPKRNIVLISGGPGTGKTIMSQQFLWNGLQIGEPGIYVALEEHPAQIKANMRQFGWDVTQYEKKNMFEIVDAFTGGVGEYAKRERYVVPDPSDVGHLVDVIRDAIKDLGAQRAVIDSVSTLYITKPSVARSVVMQIKKVLSGLGVTAFLVSQVSVTERGFGGPGVEHAADGIVRLDLDEIRGELKRSLIVWKMRGTRHSMKRHPFEITDKGIVVYHNKTLRVERGRIEEETTTYEAEEEEAIPG from the coding sequence ATGTCTGAAAGGGTTAAGACTGGTATACCTGGTTTTGATGAGATACTGTATGGGGGTATACCTAAGAGGAATATAGTTTTGATTAGTGGTGGTCCTGGTACTGGGAAGACTATTATGAGCCAACAATTTTTGTGGAATGGACTTCAGATTGGTGAGCCAGGTATATATGTTGCTCTTGAGGAGCATCCTGCACAGATAAAAGCTAATATGAGGCAATTTGGATGGGATGTTACTCAATATGAGAAGAAGAATATGTTTGAGATTGTTGATGCTTTTACAGGTGGTGTTGGTGAATATGCTAAGAGGGAGAGATATGTTGTCCCAGATCCATCAGATGTTGGACATCTGGTAGATGTTATTAGAGATGCTATTAAAGATCTAGGTGCTCAGAGAGCAGTTATAGACTCTGTATCAACACTCTATATAACAAAGCCCTCAGTAGCTAGAAGTGTTGTTATGCAGATTAAAAAGGTTTTGAGTGGATTGGGTGTAACAGCATTTCTAGTTAGCCAGGTATCAGTAACAGAAAGAGGTTTTGGTGGACCTGGGGTAGAGCATGCAGCTGATGGTATAGTTAGACTAGATCTAGATGAGATTAGAGGAGAGCTTAAGAGGAGCCTAATTGTATGGAAGATGAGAGGAACTAGACATAGTATGAAGAGACATCCATTTGAGATTACCGATAAGGGTATAGTGGTATACCATAATAAGA
- a CDS encoding oxalate/formate antiporter (OxlT-1) (KEGG: afu:AF0008 oxalate/formate antiporter (OxlT-1)~SPTR: O30227 Oxalate/formate antiporter (OxlT-1)), with translation MFLLFYTYGWSREILTVLMILRLVAYSGEPPLHWAVTPELYGFRNIGKISGIINTSVMIASTIAPIVGGVIRDIASSYRYVILSSAISSSVALLSLAILLKLYRKKRNKL, from the coding sequence ATGTTCTTATTATTTTATACATATGGATGGAGTAGAGAGATATTAACAGTGTTAATGATCTTGAGACTTGTAGCCTATAGTGGTGAACCACCTCTACATTGGGCAGTTACTCCAGAGCTATATGGATTTAGAAATATTGGTAAAATTTCTGGTATTATTAATACCTCAGTTATGATAGCATCCACAATAGCACCTATAGTGGGTGGTGTTATAAGGGATATAGCAAGTAGTTATCGCTATGTAATTCTATCCTCAGCAATATCCTCATCAGTTGCATTACTATCTCTAGCTATACTACTCAAACTATATAGGAAGAAAAGGAATAAACTATAG